tggtccctcaatttacggaaattgcagtttagtccccgaactttggaaattttacagattggtccctggggcataaattgagattctgaacagaaatgaggatgatttaaaggcaaaattccagtataattaatattttcagtttggtcctccaatttgacaaattacgatttgacccctaatattttgataaaatcacattttggaccttggggcataattcaagattctggacaaagataaggacgaattatggataaatttcaatatgGTCATGTATTTACAATTCGGTCCTCAAAATTGggtaaaattacgttttggtccctgttttggaaaattgtcgttttagtccctaaacttgggagattaagcccggtttattttatgcattgggatcttttgtttgatctgtttttgagtatattgcatatatttattgtaggttctcctaacgatccttaatcggattttcgggtcttttgtctgacattcctttagttcagtattttccgggtgagtggaataatctttaatatgcatataatataaataaatatgtatgttgattatacaatgagtacaactagtaaatttcttgaatatttatatatgttgctttattttccgagtactaatttattattgaattttcactcgcaatctgttaaagtaaattctatttgatatgatatacgtttctttgatgattatgtgaatatttgttatgccttgatatgggacttgtcagtactccatgctaacggagaatagttagcctgtgtgcacatagtattctgttacctagctggtgagagaggcatcagcctgtggcgattgatcatcccacagtggtcaccgacgggtgtcatctggtcaccgacgggtgtcatctggtcaccttcgggtgtcatctggtcaccttcgggtgtcatctgatctctgacatgtaatccactacgttataataatatgttacgttatgataactatatgttacgttatgataatatgattagtaagtatatgtatatgtatatgtatatgtatatgtatattaagataaatcatcttacaacttattaatatctgaaatatctaaaatgtatattaaatgttattccctcactgagttggttgaactcacctctcatttttaatattatttcaggttcttagtttctggaactttgttgagtgtttccgcttctccagttctggtcggtatgccttgcttgttcgcgaggctttcctttcaattttgatttgatgtcttagacgctccactgttaccttgttttaattaaatttggattttgacaatgtaatgagtattatgaattattatttttgttttaataactatctttcggtttcatcagtatttgaataatataatatttctgaatattatgagccgctgcgtattttggaacaaattgttcttttgatatgttcgttctgaggcttagcgtaggtgaggtgtcctttcgacaccgctcctacgttgccggtcacggatccgggattcgggtcgtgacattATTGGTACAGTTGTTTGGAACCAGgtaacaatatcaaataatgtGGAACCTCTCATAGTATTTAAAAAGATGTAAATTGGTTGCTTGGTGTGCTGTGATCTGCATAATTACCATAACATTTGTATAAATCAAACCTTTTCAGCTTACTTCAACTTTGCTATGCCTGTAACTAGGACAATTTGACTGCACTCCCTTGTATTATCATTTGTCTCTGATATAAATTTTATACTTCTTCCCCGTGCTCTATTTGCATGGAAATAATAGGCAATAGGGCTGGAGGTAGAACTTCACTGGATTGGAATGCAAGAGTGAAGATATGCCTTGGGACTGCCAGGGGAATTGCCAGCATTCATTCTGAAGGTGGTGCCAAATTTTTCCACGGTAACATCAAGGCTTCCAATGTACTCCTCACCCCAGATCTTGATGGGTGCATCTCTGATGTTGGATTGGCTCCTCTGATGAACTTCCCCACAACCATGTATAGAACCATTGGATATCGTGCTCCGGAGGTGATTGAAACACGCAAAGCCTCTCAGAAATCTGATGTTTATAGTTTTGGGGTGCTCCTCCTGGAAATGCTGACCGGGAAAGCCCCACTACAAGTTCCAGGGCATGACAGTGTGGTTGATCTTCCAAGATGGGTGCGGTCTGTTGTCAGAGAAGAATGGACTGCAGAGGTTTTTGATGTTGAGCTTGTAAGGCACCAACATATTGAAGAGGAAATGGTGCAGATGCTTCAGATTGCTTTGGCTTGTGTGGCAAAAGCACCAGATATGCGTCCCAAAATGGATGAAGTTGTTAGGATGATAGAGGAAATTCAACATTCTGACTCGAAGAACAGGTCATCCTCCGATGCCGAGTCTAATGTCCAAACTCCATGAGAGTTTAAATTTTTCGCGTTATGGAAATGATATATCAGATGCTGTCTGATATGGTAAGGCGATATGCATGAATGCATCATGCACACATGCTAAGCCTTAACCTCTCAATGTATCCATACTTCACCACGAATTGTAGTACTTGAATCCTGTAGaagatttttagaattaatctTCGGAAAAATAAACTTCCTGCCCCTTGATTTCTTGTAAGCGAACTCTTTTCCAACTATTATAAGCTGGCTGATATGCTTTAACTGATCTGCAGAATCCATGAAACTGAAGCTTCCTTATGCTAGGCTGAAATTCAAGATAACTTTACAGAGAATTAATTGTGATGCCACTTAACCTCCTAAAATATAAGCCATTTTCAGGCTAATCAACTTGATAAAATAGATATATTTCACACTACAGATAATCCATGAAATCAATGAACATGATGcagtaaattaattcaaaagagATGAAAGATAATTTTCCAGATGGCTGAGATTAAAGCATTTCACAAGGGTAAGGTGAGGCTTTGTAAATGCATATTGCATATTAACCACCACTCTGGTTAATAACGCCATGAACAAAAAAAGGAGGTCGTAGGATAGAAATAGAAGGCCAAAAAAGGTCTATTAAATAGGGTATTGTTTTACTAGCAGCCACTTGTTTATTCGTTGGTTGTAGTAGAATATGTCGTTAGTTTACAGGAAACAACCCAAAGGTGGAAACTTGAAATGGCAACACACCCCCTGAAGGGAAGGACACCTATAGTCTCTAGCATTTCTCTTTCTCTGTTGAAAGTTTTACGGGATCTTTGACTGCCCATGTTGTCTATTTCTGATAAGGCACTACATATCAGAATCAATTGGATCCAAAGGTAAAACTTCTCTTCATGCCtctgttcttttctttgtttggacTGCTCTAGCTGTTTGAATCTTTTGATGATAATTAACATAAGAAATGATCTCATTTAGGTAATGCGTAAATGTCTTACAAATTTATCCAAAACTGTAATTTCCAATTGTTATTGCTTGTAAGTCAACAATCTGGTTTAGATGAAATGCATCCACCCAAATTTAAATGGTTTTGCTGTCTTGGCAAGAAAGAGGAAGACTACATTATTGTTTTGCAAAGCTTTGGACGGCTTAATGTTGTCATTGCTAATGTAAGAGGGGAAAAGAAGGAAtgggagaaacattttaccataaagagagaaaagatagGTATAAGATAATGAAATCCGCAGAAGATTAGGGGAGTTTATTTTGCATTTCGAGCCAAAAATAATGGAACTGGATTTTACTCTTTTGGTTTAAAAGATGATACATAAAGAGAACTTATGCCATGTATCTCTAGTGCCTTTCGTGTTTTAcctggaagaaaaaagaaaaagaactgcAACAGATCTGATGGATATTCTCTTTTAGGAGCCTGCTGTAATCGCAAATCCATCACCAGGGTGTAATGGGACATTGTTGGTCCACGGTGAGTCTCTTTAAACAAGCTGAAAAGAACTATGCTCATCTCTCCTCCTGATATTCTTCATGTATACGTGATCTTCATTCTGTAATGCTCTTGCTGTTTTAAGGCTCCTGCTGGCTGTTGCTGCGACTTCTTTTGCAGTGAATCTTGATTCTcaactttgtttttgttgaataGAGCCTGATCAAGTTTACCTTTTGAAACCTTGAAGCCTCTTCATTTCCATGTTCAGTTTCTTCAAACCTCTCAATATGTATATATTTCGTTTCAAATGACAAATGGTTGTAGGGTTGACAATCCACAATGTCTTGTTTCTTGATGAAAACTATGATGGTGTCAGTTAACAAATCAAAGTATTTGTCAAGAATGCCTAGATTTAAGATCACCTCTTCACTTCTCTAAACAGAACTTTCATGGGGTCTTCCACCTAATATGTATTTCCATAAACCTGAAAGAACCTAGAAGATAATCTAGACCAGTATGATCAGCTGTAACACAAGGCATTATTTAGCTCTTGAACTCAGCCTCTGTCCTATACCTACATATCATCACCTTAAAATACATGAAGTTTTCAGGCTCCAGCTTATCAGGGTTTTAATCGAaagttctttcattttttaagaaacCTGGCTTGCCAGTTCTGAACCATTTATCAAGTAATCATGCTTCGGATGCTAATGTCCATGGTAACCCATATTTAGACACGGTCCATCATCCTCGATATATCATTCAACATATTGAGGATAACTCTTGCAGGTCTGCGTTTGTTGTAATAATTGTCATAGAGGTAATGAAGAAAGTGTTCATCAAGAGAATTATCGTAAAGAATTTGCCAGTAGAAACGTTCACCTTCTTACCACTATGGAGAAATGGAATGAAAAAATATCAGAAGCAAGTAGGGATGGGAAGATTGTAAGTTCTTAACACTTGGCTACCTTTTATGTTTACCTTCTCTCCATTTTCCTTTTCCCCACATCTCCTGAATCCAGTCATTACAGGGTGACAAATTCATATGGATGCTTTGGTAGTATTCAGATGTAACTGTCATCATTTACATGTCTAACTTCTCACATTGGTAATTTCCCCCCTCACCTGTCCAACAGGTGGTCGTAAATTTCAGTGCATTGTGGTGtgctccatgtaaaacaactgCACAAGCTTTCTGCGAGCTTGCGGATAAATATTCCTCCGTCGTATTTCTAACAGTTGATGTTGATGAGCTTGCAGTaagtaaaacatgtttttactGTTAGCCTTAGGTAACAGAGAATGAAGATCAATGCACGTCAAGGCTGTCAAGAATTTCTCTCTACTTTTACACGAACTCTCATTCACCTTTacaatttaaaagacaaaagtCAAGACTTATCTACATCTATATGCATGGTGATGAAATTATACTTGAGCTGTAATAATTCGTCGATGCCTATTTGAAACACAAATATGAATTTCTGCATCAGGTTCTCATATGTGATCAACGCATAgcaataaattaatatgtttgatTCAGTTTTTTAGTGTGTTCAATAGATAGAGATTAGTCAGAGAACATATTTGATAAGTGAAATGTGCTGTCTGATTGGATGCAGGAACTGAGTACTTCATGGGAAATTAAAGCAACTCCAACGTTCTTCTTCCTTAAAGATGGGCGACAAGTTGACAAACTTGTCGGAGGAAACATGCCGGAGCTCCAGAGGAAGACTGCTGCTATTGTCAATCTTGAGTCTAGGTCACGCAATTGACTCTTATTCCTGAAAACTGGCTTATTTTCCATTCCATTCTCCAATCAGAATTTCTG
This genomic stretch from Populus alba chromosome 19, ASM523922v2, whole genome shotgun sequence harbors:
- the LOC118061298 gene encoding thioredoxin H-type, with product MEKWNEKISEASRDGKIVVVNFSALWCAPCKTTAQAFCELADKYSSVVFLTVDVDELAELSTSWEIKATPTFFFLKDGRQVDKLVGGNMPELQRKTAAIVNLESRSRN